A window of Clostridium botulinum BKT015925 contains these coding sequences:
- a CDS encoding homoserine dehydrogenase, protein MKKVNIAILGLGNVGRGVWKILNANKEEIKERSGYDIEVSKILVRDINKDRGVEIPKDIITTNPEEIFQDNNIKVVLELMGGVSPAKEYMVRAMKSKKHVVTANKMVLATDGSVLSRVAQEEGVRLCYEASVAGGIPIIHGLTESLTANKIEQIIGIINGTTNYILTKMHLDNMDFTEALKEAQEKGYAEADPTSDVEGYDAVYKLGILTYLAFGKKVNVSSIYREGIQNIESIDIEYAKEFGYVIKLLAIVKDIDNTLELRVHPTMIPERHPLANVNDSFNAIFLKGNAVGDLMMYGRGAGDLPTGSAVVGDLISVLRNETDPLFKLSKHKLGKTKKVNNMEKTECEYYIRITVKDEPGVLGKITTILGDNSVSLLSVIQKGKGQNFVNLVFVTHKTLERNINNSIDTIKTLSSVKKIENIIRVEKLQ, encoded by the coding sequence ATGAAAAAAGTTAATATTGCTATATTGGGGTTAGGAAACGTAGGTAGGGGTGTATGGAAAATATTAAATGCAAATAAAGAAGAAATAAAAGAAAGGTCTGGATATGATATCGAGGTATCTAAGATATTAGTTAGAGATATTAATAAAGATAGAGGAGTAGAAATACCAAAAGATATTATAACTACAAATCCAGAAGAAATTTTTCAGGATAATAATATAAAAGTAGTATTAGAACTTATGGGTGGAGTAAGTCCTGCTAAAGAATATATGGTAAGGGCTATGAAAAGTAAAAAACATGTGGTTACTGCAAATAAAATGGTACTTGCAACAGACGGGTCGGTTCTTTCAAGAGTAGCACAAGAAGAAGGGGTGAGATTGTGTTATGAAGCTAGTGTTGCTGGAGGTATACCGATAATTCACGGTTTAACTGAAAGTTTAACTGCAAATAAAATAGAACAGATTATAGGTATTATAAATGGAACAACAAATTATATATTAACTAAAATGCATCTAGACAATATGGATTTTACAGAAGCTTTAAAAGAGGCACAGGAAAAAGGTTATGCTGAAGCAGATCCAACATCAGATGTAGAAGGATATGATGCAGTTTATAAATTAGGAATTTTAACTTATTTGGCCTTTGGAAAAAAGGTTAATGTAAGTTCAATATATAGAGAAGGAATTCAAAATATAGAATCAATAGATATAGAGTATGCAAAGGAATTTGGATATGTTATTAAGCTTTTAGCAATTGTTAAGGATATAGATAATACTTTGGAATTAAGAGTTCATCCAACAATGATACCAGAAAGACATCCACTTGCTAACGTAAATGATTCTTTTAATGCTATATTTTTAAAAGGAAATGCTGTAGGTGATTTAATGATGTATGGAAGAGGAGCAGGTGATTTGCCTACAGGAAGTGCTGTGGTAGGAGATTTAATTTCAGTTTTAAGGAATGAAACTGATCCATTATTTAAGTTATCAAAACATAAGCTAGGAAAAACTAAAAAAGTTAATAATATGGAAAAAACAGAATGCGAATACTATATTAGAATTACAGTTAAAGATGAACCTGGTGTATTGGGAAAAATCACAACAATATTAGGGGATAATAGTGTAAGTTTACTTTCAGTAATTCAAAAAGGTAAAGGTCAAAATTTTGTAAATCTAGTATTTGTAACTCATAAGACATTAGAAAGAAATATAAATAATTCAATAGATACAATAAAGACATTATCAAGTGTTAAAAAGATAGAAAATATAATAAGAGTAGAAAAATTACAGTAG
- the thrC gene encoding threonine synthase, producing MDNIFYKSTRGGENNIRSTEAILKGIAEDGGLFVPNNIPKIDKSLKELINMNYKELAYLVMSKFFTDFTESELKDCIEKAYDDKFDTIDIAEIKKDSNNLFLELYHGPTLAFKDMALSILPYLLTTAAKKENIKKEIVILTATSGDTGKAALEGFTNVDGTKIIVFFPEDGVSEIQKKQMVTHEGNNTYVIGIKGNFDDAQSGVKKIFTDEKFIKLLDSNDYMFSSANSINIGRLIPQVVYYFYGYLKLCKIDEIVLGEEINVTVPTGNFGNILAAYYAKKMGLPIKKLICASNDNKVLYEFIKTGKYDKLREFVTTISPSMDILISSNLERLLYSISGEDTNKIRECMKSLDVNGKYVITDEMKKELNDFYGNFASESETRKSINEVYNNSKYLMDTHTAVAYCVNEKYKKESGDTTKSLIISTASPYKFTYAVMNSLDNRFEQFSDFKLIKEMNKVIGQNEPRAIKNIEKKMIIHKTICNKEEMESEVKKILGI from the coding sequence ATGGATAATATTTTTTATAAAAGTACAAGGGGAGGAGAGAATAACATAAGGTCCACTGAAGCTATTTTAAAGGGAATTGCTGAAGATGGAGGATTATTTGTTCCAAATAATATCCCTAAAATAGATAAGTCTTTAAAAGAACTAATTAATATGAATTATAAAGAACTTGCTTACTTGGTTATGAGTAAATTTTTCACTGATTTTACTGAAAGTGAATTAAAAGATTGCATAGAAAAAGCTTATGATGATAAGTTTGATACTATAGATATAGCTGAGATAAAAAAAGATTCTAATAATTTATTTTTAGAGTTGTATCATGGACCAACATTAGCTTTTAAAGATATGGCATTATCTATACTACCATATCTTTTAACTACAGCAGCAAAGAAAGAGAATATAAAGAAAGAGATTGTAATACTTACGGCGACTTCAGGTGATACAGGAAAAGCAGCGCTTGAAGGGTTTACAAATGTGGATGGCACTAAAATCATAGTATTTTTTCCGGAGGATGGAGTAAGTGAAATTCAGAAAAAACAAATGGTTACACACGAGGGAAATAACACTTATGTAATAGGAATAAAGGGTAACTTTGATGATGCTCAAAGTGGGGTTAAAAAAATATTTACTGATGAAAAATTTATAAAGCTTTTAGATAGCAATGATTATATGTTTTCTTCTGCTAATTCCATAAATATAGGTAGACTAATACCTCAAGTAGTATATTATTTTTACGGATATTTAAAGCTTTGCAAAATAGATGAAATAGTTTTAGGTGAAGAAATAAATGTAACTGTTCCTACAGGAAACTTTGGAAATATACTTGCAGCATATTATGCTAAAAAAATGGGTCTTCCCATAAAAAAATTAATATGTGCATCTAATGATAATAAAGTTTTGTATGAGTTTATAAAGACGGGTAAGTATGATAAATTAAGAGAATTTGTTACAACAATATCTCCATCTATGGACATTTTAATATCAAGTAATTTAGAAAGGCTTTTATATAGTATAAGTGGAGAAGACACAAACAAGATAAGAGAATGCATGAAGAGTTTAGATGTTAATGGAAAGTATGTTATAACTGATGAAATGAAAAAAGAACTTAATGATTTTTATGGTAATTTTGCATCTGAGTCGGAGACAAGGAAATCAATAAATGAAGTTTATAATAATAGCAAGTATTTAATGGATACTCATACGGCTGTTGCTTATTGTGTTAATGAAAAATATAAAAAAGAGTCAGGAGATACTACAAAATCCTTAATAATTTCTACTGCAAGTCCATATAAGTTTACTTATGCAGTTATGAATTCATTAGATAATAGATTTGAACAATTTAGTGATTTTAAGTTGATCAAAGAAATGAATAAGGTAATAGGACAGAATGAACCAAGGGCTATAAAGAATATAGAAAAGAAAATGATTATTCATAAAACTATTTGCAATAAAGAAGAGATGGAATCAGAGGTAAAGAAAATTTTAGGAATTTAA
- a CDS encoding biotin--[acetyl-CoA-carboxylase] ligase, producing the protein MKDEIISLLKENKDNFISGEKMSEKFGITRAAVWKYMKAIKKDGYEIESVSRKGYKLISSPDLLTFEEINPYLTTNYIGKNIMYFNTIDSTNNKAKELGTNGVLEGTVVISEEQTGGRGRLGRQWVSPKFKGIWMSMILRPDIEPMEASKITQIVAAAVCSAIKELGIDVYIKWPNDIVLNNKKICGILTEMSGEINKINYIVAGIGINVNIDEEDFPEDIKKIATSIKIQTGLKIQRKELIAKIFNKFEMLYDEFINKGTIKRSIEICKCNSALLGRKVKIIRKSNEIFAKALTIAEDGELIVEYDDGKVEKIVSGEVSVRGMYGYV; encoded by the coding sequence GTGAAGGATGAGATAATAAGTTTACTTAAAGAGAATAAAGATAATTTTATATCTGGAGAAAAGATGAGTGAAAAGTTTGGGATTACAAGAGCTGCTGTTTGGAAGTATATGAAAGCTATAAAAAAAGATGGCTATGAGATAGAATCTGTATCTAGAAAAGGGTATAAACTTATTTCTTCACCAGACTTACTTACTTTTGAGGAAATAAATCCGTATCTAACAACTAATTATATAGGAAAAAATATAATGTATTTTAATACTATAGATTCAACTAATAATAAAGCAAAGGAATTAGGTACTAATGGAGTTTTAGAAGGAACTGTTGTTATAAGTGAAGAACAAACAGGGGGAAGAGGTCGTCTTGGAAGACAATGGGTATCTCCAAAGTTTAAAGGAATATGGATGTCAATGATATTAAGACCCGACATAGAACCCATGGAAGCGTCTAAAATAACACAAATTGTAGCGGCAGCTGTTTGCAGTGCTATTAAAGAATTAGGAATTGATGTTTATATAAAATGGCCCAATGATATTGTATTAAATAATAAAAAGATATGTGGAATTTTAACAGAAATGAGCGGGGAAATTAATAAAATTAATTACATAGTTGCAGGAATAGGAATTAACGTAAACATAGATGAGGAAGATTTCCCAGAAGATATAAAAAAGATAGCTACTTCTATAAAAATACAAACTGGTTTAAAGATACAGCGTAAAGAATTAATAGCTAAAATATTTAATAAATTTGAGATGCTTTATGATGAATTTATAAATAAGGGTACAATAAAGAGGTCAATAGAAATTTGTAAATGTAATTCTGCACTTTTAGGTAGAAAAGTAAAAATTATAAGAAAATCTAATGAGATATTTGCAAAGGCTCTTACAATTGCCGAAGATGGAGAGTTAATTGTGGAATATGATGATGGGAAAGTGGAGAAAATTGTATCAGGAGAAGTTTCTGTAAGAGGAATGTATGGATATGTGTAA
- a CDS encoding DUF3006 domain-containing protein yields the protein MFGVIDRFEEEFAVVELDDRKVINILKEKLPKEAKEGYVIKIADESITIDYEETEKRKKEIEELTKDLFE from the coding sequence ATGTTTGGAGTTATAGATAGATTTGAAGAAGAGTTTGCAGTAGTTGAACTTGATGATAGAAAGGTTATAAATATACTAAAAGAAAAGTTGCCAAAAGAAGCAAAAGAAGGTTATGTTATAAAAATTGCAGATGAATCAATAACAATAGATTATGAAGAAACAGAGAAAAGAAAAAAAGAAATAGAAGAATTAACAAAGGATTTGTTTGAATAA
- a CDS encoding glutamate-5-semialdehyde dehydrogenase, whose amino-acid sequence MNIENYVIETASLAKLAARKMAIVSTVTKNNALHAMADALIENGKIIMEANAKDMENGRQKGLTESLLDRLLLDETRIKSMAQGLRDVASLEDPIGEVIRMWRRPNNLKIGQVRVPLGVIGIIYEARPNVTVDAAALCVKSGNAVILRGGSEAINSNTTIARIISQAAEKAGLPKGCINLIENPSRDAVNVMMKLNGYIDVLIPRGGAGLINAVVKNATVPVIETGVGNCHVYVDASADLEMAANIVINAKTQRPAVCNAMESLLVHKDIANKFLPYLAEKLKPLNVQIKGCSRTQSLIDYATKATEEDWGKEYLDFKFASKVVNSLDEALDHIYKYSTRHSEVIVTNNYENSQRFLNEVDAAAVYVNASSRFTDGSEFGFGAEIGISTQKLHARGPMGLKELTSSKYVIYGEGQVR is encoded by the coding sequence ATGAACATAGAAAATTACGTAATTGAAACAGCCTCTCTTGCAAAATTAGCTGCAAGAAAAATGGCTATTGTAAGTACAGTTACTAAAAATAATGCTCTACATGCTATGGCAGATGCTCTAATTGAAAATGGTAAAATTATAATGGAAGCTAATGCAAAGGATATGGAAAACGGTAGACAAAAAGGATTAACTGAATCTTTACTTGATAGACTTTTACTTGATGAGACAAGAATTAAATCAATGGCTCAAGGATTAAGAGACGTTGCATCACTAGAAGATCCAATAGGAGAAGTAATTAGAATGTGGAGAAGACCTAACAATTTAAAAATAGGTCAAGTTCGTGTTCCACTAGGAGTAATCGGTATAATATACGAAGCTCGTCCTAATGTTACTGTAGATGCTGCTGCACTTTGCGTAAAATCAGGTAATGCTGTTATTCTAAGAGGTGGTTCTGAAGCTATAAATTCAAATACAACTATAGCAAGAATAATTTCTCAAGCTGCTGAAAAAGCTGGACTTCCAAAGGGATGCATAAATCTTATTGAAAATCCGTCAAGAGATGCCGTAAATGTAATGATGAAACTAAATGGATACATAGATGTTCTAATTCCAAGAGGAGGAGCTGGACTTATAAATGCAGTTGTTAAAAATGCAACTGTTCCTGTAATTGAAACAGGAGTTGGAAACTGCCACGTATATGTAGATGCTTCCGCTGATTTAGAAATGGCTGCAAATATAGTTATAAATGCTAAAACTCAAAGACCAGCGGTTTGTAATGCTATGGAAAGTTTACTTGTACACAAAGATATAGCTAATAAATTTCTTCCATACCTTGCTGAAAAATTAAAACCTTTAAATGTACAAATAAAGGGATGCTCAAGAACCCAAAGCTTAATTGATTACGCAACTAAAGCAACTGAAGAAGATTGGGGAAAAGAATACTTAGACTTTAAATTTGCAAGCAAAGTTGTTAATTCTTTAGATGAAGCATTAGATCATATATACAAATACAGTACAAGACATTCAGAAGTTATAGTTACAAATAACTATGAAAATTCTCAAAGATTCTTAAATGAAGTAGATGCTGCTGCTGTATACGTAAATGCATCTTCTCGTTTTACTGATGGTTCAGAATTTGGATTTGGAGCTGAGATCGGAATAAGTACACAAAAACTTCATGCAAGAGGACCTATGGGACTTAAAGAACTTACCTCTTCTAAATATGTAATTTATGGAGAAGGTCAAGTTAGATAA
- the proB gene encoding glutamate 5-kinase, translating into MNNFRENYLKDVKRIVVKVGTSTLTYPTGLLNLNKIENLVRQLSDAHNRGVEVILVSSGAIGAGIGKLGLKEKPKTIPEKQAAAAVGQGILLHMYEKLFSEYGKPVGQILLTREDLSHRTRFLNASNTFYSLLEQGVIPIVNENDAIVVDEIKFGDNDTLSAMVASLVDADLLVLVTDIDGLYDSNPKTNPDAKFIPVVKEITDDIVAAAGGAGSSLGTGGMATKINAGKIATSSGSSMIIVNGDAHNFLTNILDAKEIGTLFIGQKDPLKAKEHWMAFATKPTSSLTIDDGATEALIYHKKSLLPKGIISVNGTFSEGEVISILNSKEEEIAHGITNYNSMEVDLIKGLDSNLIEDKLGHKNYDEVIHRNNLVIVKEL; encoded by the coding sequence ATGAATAATTTTAGAGAAAACTATTTAAAAGATGTAAAAAGAATTGTAGTAAAGGTTGGAACCTCAACACTAACTTATCCTACAGGATTACTTAATTTAAATAAAATAGAGAACTTAGTTAGACAACTTTCCGATGCACATAATCGTGGAGTTGAAGTTATATTAGTTTCTTCTGGTGCTATAGGTGCTGGTATAGGGAAACTTGGACTTAAAGAAAAGCCAAAGACTATTCCTGAAAAACAAGCAGCAGCTGCTGTTGGTCAGGGAATACTATTACATATGTACGAAAAACTTTTTTCCGAATACGGAAAACCAGTAGGTCAAATACTTTTAACAAGAGAAGATTTATCTCATAGAACTAGATTCTTAAATGCTAGCAACACTTTTTATTCATTACTTGAACAAGGAGTTATTCCCATAGTAAATGAAAATGATGCTATAGTAGTAGATGAAATTAAATTTGGCGATAATGATACTCTATCAGCTATGGTTGCAAGTCTTGTAGATGCTGATCTTTTAGTATTAGTTACTGATATAGATGGACTTTACGATTCAAATCCAAAGACTAACCCGGATGCTAAATTTATACCTGTAGTAAAAGAAATTACAGATGATATTGTAGCCGCTGCAGGTGGTGCTGGAAGTTCCCTTGGAACTGGGGGAATGGCAACAAAAATTAATGCAGGTAAAATAGCAACTTCTTCTGGCTCTTCAATGATTATAGTAAATGGAGATGCTCATAATTTCTTGACAAATATACTTGATGCAAAAGAAATAGGAACACTTTTTATCGGACAAAAAGATCCTCTTAAAGCAAAGGAACATTGGATGGCTTTTGCAACTAAACCAACTAGTTCTTTAACTATAGATGATGGAGCTACAGAAGCTTTAATATATCATAAAAAAAGCTTATTACCAAAGGGAATTATATCTGTAAACGGCACTTTTTCAGAAGGTGAAGTTATATCTATTTTAAACTCTAAAGAAGAAGAAATTGCCCATGGAATTACTAACTATAACTCTATGGAAGTTGATTTAATAAAAGGACTTGATTCTAATCTTATAGAAGATAAACTTGGTCATAAAAATTATGATGAAGTAATTCATAGAAATAATTTAGTAATAGTAAAAGAATTATAA
- the proC gene encoding pyrroline-5-carboxylate reductase: MNRKIGFIGCGNMGSAMIKGIVKSNLIESKNIMASDYFIEKLDSIKNEIGILVTDSNEEVAKVSDILFLSVKPNMYKDVINEIKDHIKSETIIVTIAAGVDIKTTETNFNRDVKVVRVMPNTPALVGEGMSALCPNKNLTEEELQEIVALFKCFSKVEIVEEKYINVVTALTGSSPAYVYMFIEALADGAVLKGLQRDKAYKMAAQAVLGSAKMVLETGKHPGALKDDVCSPGGTTIEAVYSLEKSGLRASVIEAIEKCVQKAEDMSK, encoded by the coding sequence ATGAATAGAAAAATAGGATTTATCGGATGTGGCAACATGGGTAGTGCCATGATTAAAGGAATAGTTAAATCAAACTTAATTGAATCTAAAAATATAATGGCAAGTGATTACTTTATTGAAAAACTAGATTCTATAAAAAATGAAATAGGAATCTTAGTAACAGATAGTAACGAAGAAGTTGCAAAGGTCTCAGATATTTTATTTTTATCAGTTAAACCTAATATGTATAAAGATGTAATCAATGAAATAAAAGATCATATAAAAAGTGAAACTATAATAGTAACTATAGCGGCTGGAGTAGATATAAAAACTACAGAAACTAATTTTAATAGAGATGTAAAGGTTGTGAGAGTAATGCCGAATACTCCAGCTCTAGTTGGAGAAGGTATGAGTGCGTTATGTCCTAATAAAAATTTAACTGAAGAAGAACTTCAAGAAATAGTAGCTCTTTTTAAATGTTTTAGTAAAGTGGAAATTGTAGAAGAAAAATATATTAATGTAGTAACGGCTTTAACAGGTTCATCACCAGCTTATGTTTATATGTTTATAGAAGCATTAGCAGATGGTGCAGTGCTTAAAGGGCTTCAAAGGGATAAAGCATATAAAATGGCAGCTCAAGCAGTCCTAGGTTCTGCAAAAATGGTTTTAGAAACAGGAAAACATCCTGGTGCATTAAAGGATGATGTTTGTTCACCTGGTGGTACAACAATAGAAGCAGTTTATTCGCTAGAAAAGAGTGGACTTAGGGCATCTGTAATTGAAGCTATTGAAAAATGTGTGCAAAAAGCTGAGGATATGAGTAAATAA
- a CDS encoding NAD(P)/FAD-dependent oxidoreductase — translation MKKIYDLIIVGAGPAGIFTALETTKLNPKLNVLIIDKGRSIEKRTCPARKTGKCVNCSPCAITFGWSGAGAFSDGKLSLSPEVGGRILEYYSEEESKELINYCDNIYLKFGANKVVHGLNNERVEEIKYEASKHNIRLIECPVRHLGTELAYNVLRDMYRHLINNTNTDFLELTEAEELIVENNKVLGIKVKINKELVEIKGEYVVVAPGRGGAEWLSKEAEKHNLKTKNNAVDIGVRVEVPNSIMDHLTKDLYEAKLVYYSDTFDNKVRTFCMNPGGVVSEEHYDDNIAVVNGHSYSQSKLRTNNTNFAMLVSTSFTEPFNQPIDYGKYIAQLGNMLTGGPIMVQRLGDLLQGRRTDETRLKKSTTIPTLKSAVPGDLSFVLPQRHLTSIVEAIKAFDKVAPGLYSKNTLLYGVEVKFYSSKFETNDKFETEVENLYTIGDGAGITRGLMQASSTGVIVARDIVKKNTK, via the coding sequence ATGAAAAAAATATATGATTTAATAATAGTTGGGGCAGGTCCAGCTGGTATATTTACAGCTTTAGAGACTACGAAATTAAATCCTAAATTAAATGTTCTAATAATTGATAAGGGAAGAAGTATAGAAAAAAGAACATGTCCTGCAAGAAAAACAGGTAAGTGTGTTAATTGCAGTCCCTGTGCAATAACATTCGGATGGTCAGGGGCAGGAGCTTTCTCAGATGGAAAACTTTCACTAAGTCCAGAGGTTGGAGGAAGAATACTTGAGTATTATTCTGAAGAAGAGTCAAAAGAGCTTATAAATTATTGTGATAATATATATTTAAAATTTGGTGCAAATAAGGTTGTACACGGTTTAAACAATGAAAGAGTAGAAGAAATAAAATATGAAGCAAGTAAGCATAATATACGTCTTATAGAGTGCCCAGTTAGGCATTTAGGAACTGAACTTGCTTACAATGTTTTAAGGGATATGTATAGGCATCTTATAAATAATACAAATACAGATTTTTTAGAGTTAACTGAGGCTGAAGAACTTATAGTTGAAAACAACAAGGTTCTAGGAATTAAGGTGAAAATAAATAAGGAATTAGTAGAAATTAAGGGTGAATATGTTGTTGTTGCACCAGGACGTGGTGGAGCTGAATGGCTTTCTAAAGAAGCAGAAAAACATAATTTAAAAACAAAAAATAATGCAGTTGATATAGGAGTTAGAGTAGAGGTTCCAAACTCTATAATGGATCACTTAACAAAAGATTTATATGAGGCAAAATTAGTTTATTATTCAGATACCTTTGACAATAAAGTAAGGACATTTTGTATGAATCCAGGTGGAGTTGTATCAGAGGAACATTATGATGATAATATAGCAGTTGTAAATGGTCATAGTTATTCTCAGTCTAAGCTTAGAACTAATAATACTAATTTTGCAATGCTTGTATCAACATCATTTACAGAGCCTTTTAATCAACCAATAGATTATGGTAAATATATAGCTCAACTTGGAAATATGTTAACTGGAGGACCAATAATGGTTCAAAGGTTAGGAGATTTATTACAAGGAAGAAGAACTGATGAGACTAGATTGAAGAAATCAACTACAATACCTACATTAAAGTCAGCAGTACCAGGAGATTTAAGTTTTGTATTGCCTCAAAGACATTTAACATCAATAGTAGAGGCAATTAAAGCTTTTGATAAGGTAGCACCAGGGCTTTATAGTAAAAATACATTATTGTATGGTGTTGAAGTTAAATTTTATTCAAGTAAATTTGAAACCAATGATAAATTTGAAACTGAAGTTGAGAATTTATATACAATAGGTGATGGGGCAGGAATTACAAGAGGTCTTATGCAGGCGTCATCAACAGGAGTAATTGTAGCAAGAGATATAGTAAAAAAAAATACAAAATAA
- a CDS encoding adenylosuccinate synthase, protein MSAFVVLGAQWGDEGKGKMTDYLAETADVVVRFQGGNNAGHTVVVGEEEYKLHLIPSGILYEDKINILGNGVVIDPKALFEEMDYLEDLGVKVTPKKLKISDRAQLIMPYHRILDGLKEKARGKNDIGTTGKGIGPAYTDKAERSGIRICDLMHKDVFEEKLRQNINDKNELIELYGGEKLDFNKIFEEYNSFAERMRPYVEDISVIIYDEMKENKNVLFEGAQGSLLDIDYGTYPYVTSSSTVAGGVCTGAGVGPTAITGAVGIAKAYTTRVGKGPFPTELLDEMGDALREKGHEYGVTTGRARRCGWLDLVILKSTARISGLTSFVVTKIDTLAGLDKIKVCTGYKFNGKVIDYFPASLEDLAKCEPVYEEFDGWDDSIAEARSYDELPENAKIYLKKIEEFTNTKVSIVSVGPKRDQTIVVGEI, encoded by the coding sequence ATGTCAGCTTTTGTAGTATTAGGTGCTCAATGGGGAGATGAAGGAAAGGGAAAAATGACAGATTATCTTGCTGAAACAGCAGATGTTGTTGTTAGATTCCAAGGAGGAAATAACGCTGGTCATACAGTAGTTGTAGGAGAAGAAGAATATAAGCTTCATTTAATTCCATCTGGAATACTTTATGAAGATAAAATAAATATATTAGGAAATGGTGTTGTTATAGACCCTAAAGCTTTATTTGAAGAAATGGATTATTTAGAAGACTTAGGCGTTAAAGTTACACCTAAAAAATTAAAGATAAGTGATAGAGCTCAACTTATAATGCCATATCATAGAATTCTTGATGGATTAAAAGAAAAGGCAAGAGGTAAAAATGATATAGGTACAACAGGAAAAGGAATAGGACCTGCTTATACAGATAAGGCAGAACGAAGCGGTATTAGGATTTGTGACTTAATGCACAAAGATGTATTTGAAGAAAAACTAAGACAAAATATAAATGATAAAAATGAATTAATTGAACTTTATGGTGGAGAAAAGTTAGACTTTAATAAGATATTTGAGGAATATAATAGTTTTGCTGAAAGAATGAGACCATATGTTGAAGATATATCTGTAATAATTTATGATGAAATGAAAGAAAATAAGAATGTTCTATTTGAGGGTGCTCAAGGATCATTATTAGATATAGATTATGGAACATATCCATATGTTACATCTTCTAGTACTGTAGCTGGTGGCGTTTGCACAGGAGCTGGAGTTGGCCCTACAGCAATAACTGGAGCTGTAGGTATTGCAAAAGCTTATACTACAAGAGTTGGTAAAGGACCTTTTCCAACAGAACTTCTTGATGAAATGGGAGACGCTTTAAGAGAAAAAGGTCATGAATATGGGGTAACAACAGGAAGAGCAAGAAGATGTGGCTGGCTTGACCTTGTAATATTAAAGAGTACTGCTAGAATATCTGGACTTACAAGTTTTGTTGTAACAAAAATAGACACTCTTGCAGGATTAGATAAAATAAAAGTTTGTACAGGATATAAATTTAATGGCAAGGTAATAGACTACTTCCCAGCATCTTTAGAAGATTTAGCAAAATGTGAGCCTGTATATGAAGAATTTGATGGTTGGGATGACAGCATAGCTGAAGCTAGAAGTTATGATGAATTACCAGAAAATGCAAAAATATACCTAAAGAAAATAGAAGAATTTACAAATACTAAGGTTTCTATAGTTTCAGTAGGACCAAAGAGAGATCAAACTATAGTAGTTGGTGAAATTTAA
- a CDS encoding DUF1858 domain-containing protein, whose amino-acid sequence MKITKDMTIGEIVRNFPSSIEILMSFGMGCVGCPSAQGESLEEAAMVHGMDIEKLLEALNKAI is encoded by the coding sequence ATGAAAATAACTAAGGATATGACAATTGGAGAAATCGTTAGAAATTTCCCAAGTTCAATTGAAATATTAATGAGTTTTGGAATGGGTTGTGTAGGTTGTCCATCAGCTCAAGGTGAAAGTTTAGAAGAAGCTGCTATGGTTCACGGCATGGACATTGAAAAACTTTTAGAAGCTCTAAATAAAGCTATATAA